The sequence below is a genomic window from Plasmodium vivax scf_7130 genomic scaffold, whole genome shotgun sequence.
taaagcttcttcaaaatagTCCATATACTTACACTGATTATTACCGCAAGTTATAgaactttttttatcactgGCGTATAGAATTGTATTAAAAGCATATATCTTTTGGAACTTTTTgatttcatctttttttaaactataaaatatgcaaagaTTATTAGGTTTACGTTTTATTTCTCGCTCTACAAAATTATTCCATCCTTGGAAAAGCTTTTCAATTTTAGAATCATCGAAATTAgctttcattattttatcatataaccagTACTTCAAATAGATgtatccaattttttttaattcactttGGTGCTTATCAAAGtaatcattattatttcctATAATTGCAATATATATCCTGTATACAGTACTATACAGTTCCTTTAGGAGATCATTAACGTCAGTGAAATTTGTCCATTTATCTAAAGTACCTTTAAAACAGGATGAACCTGAATCATTATAGTTCACAGAATTACAGTCCcaatttaattcattataaattttgtaaaaattcgAATCttctataaatttatactattacaataaaaaaaaaattagatatgtatatgcaaacttataatatgtattaaataattatagaatattatttcttaaagTAGATCTAAATACTTCACGGTAAATAATACacttatcaaaaaaaaagtcatacttcttctttaattttatccACAGAAAAATCTTTTTCACTAGTAT
It includes:
- a CDS encoding variable surface protein Vir21, putative (encoded by transcript PVX_103680A), translated to MNTSEKDFSVDKIKEEYKFIEDSNFYKIYNELNWDCNSVNYNDSGSSCFKGTLDKWTNFTDVNDLLKELYSTVYRIYIAIIGNNNDYFDKHQSELKKIGYIYLKYWLYDKIMKANFDDSKIEKLFQGWNNFVEREIKRKPNNLCIFYSLKKDEIKKFQKIYAFNTILYASDKKSSITCGNNQCKYMDYFEEALTEFINSIKKFSSVSSNNEYCKEFNEFLNVCKDENPYAGISINYEYKSYSSDHSKKYLSVEEYKENPLYIYIKNNEWIKFDKIAHLLNTQNSTTIAATSVVGSAIELSSIFYYFFKFTPFGSSLRTGKGKNIVNIDQEAHDALLYTSDAEQTPFQSRKYNVAYHNFSDT